A region of the Aphelocoma coerulescens isolate FSJ_1873_10779 chromosome 1, UR_Acoe_1.0, whole genome shotgun sequence genome:
ACTAAACTTGGCAAAACGCTGAAGGGAGATGTGATTGCTATCTTCCATTATGTAAGCAGAAGACATtggacagcaaaaaaaaaaaactacatTATTCAAAGGACAATGCCAAAACAAGGATCAAAAGGATCTGTTTCCCAAGAATGCCCTTAGGCTGGAAGTTAGAATAAAGTCCTAATCAGTAAAGGAATTAGGTTTGGGGTAAACCTCAATTCCTAACCTATTCATAACTGACCAATTTCAGCTGGTTTTGAGAAGCTGGTATTGACCAAGACTTTTGACCCATACAGATGACCCAGCTATCATTAAGACAGAGCTTGATTAAAAAACCAATTTCTGGTGTAGTGCCTGCAATTGCCAATGTCTTGGTCTCTGTGACAAAGAGGATTACAGTCACTCCTGTTCTGCTATTATCCTGGCAGGCTTCACCAGTTTTGAGACCACTGCTTGGAAACCCAAAGTGCACTTGTTGCTTTGATAACTTATACtaccttaatttttttcctatggaCAATGAGCTATCATATTTGAAGCAGAATGGATGAATTCTCAAAGCAGCTTTGATCTGTCCTAGATCCTCAAAGCAGCCTGCAAGAATAGCttgaaagctttttatttaaaataagtggCATTTCCTCCCCTCTCATTTTGAAATAGATGATGAATGCAGGGCAAATTCTACTGTCAGCTTGATCATGAAAGCAACTAGAATTCTAAACCGGCCTTGATCAATAGCAGTTTCTGGTAATTGACTGTAATCTATCTATCTAGTTATTGCCATGGGAATTTTAAATattgttggtggttttttttgttgttgctgttgcatCCATCAGCTGCAGAGATGAAGCTTGAAAATGGAGGAtgggagaagagggaggaatTGATCAGTCATGCAGCCTCAGCTGATGGCGTGTCCTCAAGGCAGCTTGCAAGACTTGGGGAAACGCTGACAGAATTTTCCTGGGCAGAAGGGAGCAGACTGGTAGGTCTGGCTGaacagagccagggctggggtttCTTAGGGGCTTGTAGTGCCTCATCGGTAATGGGCATGGAGAGTCAGGCTACTGGCAAGTTACACCCCTGGTGGAAAGCAGGAAAGGTGTATTGACACTTCTGCTGAGCCAAACCCCTGGTTTTTTGTCAGAAAGGCAGCATGAGAGGAAAGCCAGGAAATGTTTGTGACCTGCATGAGTTCAGTCCCATCGACATCCCAAAGAGGTCAGGAGTGAAGGAAGGAGAGTAAGTACAGTCAGGAGGGTAATAGCCACCTCCCTCCTTTATTGTGCCCATGGGTGCAGCTCCTCATTTGTTCTGCAGTGTCTGACAGAGGTTTGGGTGCTGCACTTGACTGACAGCAGCATTTCCCTGACTTCCACGGGACTGCCTGGGGGTGGTTGCCCTGTCGGGCTGTGAGAGTCACTGTGCCTCCCTGCCTCGGGGGCTTTATGCTCCCAAGTGATTTGTCTTCACCCTAAAAGCGATGTTATCTGGAGGGAGAAAGGCATGCTTGGCTCTTGCAGAGGTGACACACAACTGGGAGGCCTCAGCTGCACTTTGATGTGTGGTTACGTTACTGCCAAGCTCCATGTTCATACTTCATTCCCATCGGTGTTAGGAGTGTTACTTAAAAGTTTTTCCAACTCTTCCCAGCAACTGCTGCATGCTGTATTAAATGCATGTCTATAGcttaattgagaaaaaaaaatctgcattccGCTCTGAATTAAATTAGAGGCTTTTCTGTCAGGTTCATTTTACCAGTGTGCCTGCATCTCAAATCAGCCCACATAAGGAGGGTGAGGAGGAGCTGAACAGCTACTCCCTGCTGCAGATCTCACTGAATATATGCAGCGGGGGCAACTCAAAGGTATCTACCAGGCCCAGaatatttctcttttcatgTACTTTCAGAGGTGTGGGGGACACAGGAAAGCAGCCCCCCATAGTCCCCCTGACTTCCATGACACGGAAGTCAGGCTGATTGCAAATATCCCCTGAGAAGCTCACACCTTATGTAAAAGAGCTGGGTATCAGATGAGTAGGAACTTCAAAACACTTCAAACAGGCACAGCAAAGTGAAACTTGCCCACCGAGCTTgttctgtgagacagagcaCTTCTTCTATCCAGTTTCCAGAGGTTGAGGAGGTTGTGAGATGGGATGATGGGGTGGGGACACAAGGACAGGAAAACCAGCCTGTTGCAGGGCTCCTCacacacaggctgtgccagggaggcAGCACCTGTGGGGATACTGTGCCTCCATCCCTCATCCCTGCCCAATACCTCTGTCCCCAAAGGGCATGGCACGTCTCACTGAGGGGGCTCATGGTGGAACAGGCTGAATTGGAGCAATTGGCCATGGAAAGGTCATTCCAGCTAAGGAAACCTCCCAGTGAGACCCAAATGGCTCTAACTGTTTTTCTGTTCTCCTCTCCCCTATGGCATCATCAGGAGGAAAAGGTTACAGGCCATGAGATGTGGAAATTCACACTTTGCACTTTGCCTTCCTGAGCCAgtaggcagctgcaggaataaCGCACCAATTATCCATGTGGTACATGGCCAGCACAGATCTGTGGGCACAAAGGTGCCAGATTTTCCCCATGTGGGTTGTCTGGAGCACTCCACAGCTGCAGCCCAATGCTGTGGTCTCACCATTGTTTCCTGGCCACTGAAGAAGTATATTCATGGGCTACGTGTTCATTGACTGgtgaaaacaaaatgaatgaGGTAATAAAGACATGGGAAAACATAAGGAATCGATATTTCTAGGACTGTTCATTGATGGTAGCAGCTGACCCTCAGAGTACCACAGTGAACAGCCACATTGGGGTTTGCCCTCCTTCCCCCACCATGGGctggccaggcagggctgtgtttgATTCCCCTAATCCAATCCCCTCTGTGACTTCTGCAATGCCTCCCACAGCATTCAGTGTTTTTCTAAGACAGGCCTAAGGAAGAGGGTATTAATAGGTAGTAATTTTCTATTCTTAATTTCTGGTACCTAATTAAGTGTATGCCACAGTTCAGCTTTGATTCAGGTTTCAGTGTGCTGTATGACGATCCACATAGGGTCATAATTCACTTTAAACTGGGAAGCCTGGGAACAATCTGATTTTGGGCAGCCCAGCCTTACCACGGCCTGTAAAACCAGTCCCAGGAAGAGGATGAAGTCACAGATATGACAGAAGCAGAGATATGTCTTCACAGAGAAGCAACACTAAATTATGCTGATTTTAGTCAAACCTTCCTGGTCTCCTCTTCTTTCTAAATTTTCCTATTTTAACTGACAAAACTTGATCAGACCTGGCCTTCCACTCAGACAAATGGTCTAAGCCTGGAGCCAGAAGCATTTGGTCAGAGTGAAagccagtattttttttttaaattgagccTCTTTGGAAAGTTTTGCCTGGCTCAGTTTACAATTTGTACTCCCCTACTCATTTCAAGTTTGCCAGTAAAACTCAATCCCAACACAAAGAGAGTAGAATAGTTGTCTTTTTATCACAAAAGCAgggttttccatgttttccccaGCTTTAGCTTCCCTCCTGCTCTCTCCCTCCTTTGAACTGTACCACGAATGCAGTCCTGTGTACATCCACCACTATCATCTGCACAGTACTCAGAACACACAGTTAATTTTCTACTGCCAACTGCTTACTGTTGTTGTCATTAACAATCTTCATTTAATAAAAAGCTTTTATCAAAATTGGTTTTCCTGGAGTACTTTCATTTTTCCCAGAAAAggcattaaaattaatttgttttcacTCAGTCTGTGCTATTGAGTGAATACAGCAAGGAACAAAAAAGATAAACATGTGAGAGAAACCCCAAAGAGAAGGTAATGTTGAAAGAAGCAATTGTGTTCTAAAGTAGattatactctttttttttttttttttcatttgaaagaaaacaaaattattgaAGACTGGGAGAAAACATGAAATTGCAGTGGTGGTTTGGTGCACAAGGAGGTTGCTCCCCTTCCCTACAGCTCCCTGTGGCTTCTTTACTTGGGGAGGCAGAGGTGCAGAAAGATTTGACCTTAGGATTTAGGGACAATTCACAGGTTTTTCTGCTGGAAATGCACTGGACTCTACTGATACTGTGCATTTCACTGACCTTCCTCCAGGAAGtttcttttgcatgtttttcttttgcatcttTTGCATGCAGCCTCTGCCCATAGTGCCTGAAACTTTTGAGCAACGGTTTATTATTGATATCAGAGGGGATATTGAGACATTTCAACCACCCAGTTATGCAATGAGCCACAAAAATGAAACAGGAGATAataatccttccttccttccttccttccttccttccttccttccttccttccttccttccttccttccttccttccttccttccttccttccttccttccttccttccttccttccttcctcccaaaaaaacaaaaacaaaaacaacaaaacaacaaatcaACCCCAAAATAATTTTCCCTGAACTGACAGTTTCAGAAATTGGAACATTTTTGGCAAAATTCCAATTCAGAGAGCAAATTCTGCACAAGTGTTCCCAGGGGCCTGGACAGGGAGTCCCTCCCAGGCTTGCTCAGACTGAACACATCGCCCATGCTGTTCCACGAGCCTCTGTTTGAGGGAGGAGGGATGACATGTTATGGGAATTTCATGGTCTGATGCATCATAGAGTATGAAATATGGCAGGGGAGATCCACTCCATCCATGAGAATAAGGACATTCAGCAGGTGAAGTAGAGCTCCTCTGAGACAGGGTGATGGCAGATCAGAATTGGAGTATTTCAGTTTAAGCAATTTCATCCATAAActaatttttctgtaaaaagccgttctaattaaaaaaaaaaaaaaaaaattaatgaacagCTTTACGTAAAATGGAGGAACATAACATAGCACACTTGCTGTTCTCTGGAATTGGCTTTGGAAGTGATCTGGAATGCATCTTCCCTTATTAACAAGGAAAATGTTACTTCcattaaagaaagaaacaacCCTTCCCCCTGCCAGCCATCCGTGAGAAACTCTCACTGTATTTTGTgtttgaaatttaaatttttgcaTAATACCACCCACTGTACAAAATGAATGTGATTAAAATGATGCTTCCTctaattttcaattaaaatatattttaaatatttacctTTCCACACTAAATGCAAAAGCAGATGCATAGTACAGCTCTGGGAAACCAGAAGGTGGAAACCCACTGACCCAGTTTTGCCATCCCGGTGgactaaaatgcaaaaaaaccaacaaaaagctgtaaaagcatcccacctccccctcccccaagcCTGACAGGGCCCCAGAGTAAAATGTGCTGTGCAAAAGTCACAAAacgaaaaacattaaaaattaattggtGCAGAAAATGGCAAATGGGGTGGGATTTGCCCCATCTGTGCCCTGCTTCCAGAGGTATTGGGGGGCACCATGTCCAGTGAGGTCACCGCTCCTCACCAGGTGGGAGAGAGCAAGGGAACAAGGCAAAGATTTGGGCCTGAGGTAAATTTTCACAGAatcctttaggttggaaaagacctctgagatcaccgagtccaacccATGAGCAAACACCCCCGTGTCACCCAGACCATGgctctgagtgccacgtccagtctttccctgaacacctccagggatggtgactccaccgcctccctgggcagcccattccgaTGTCTAATcagcctttctgtgaagaaactcctcctgatgtccagcctaaacctcccccgGCGCAGCTGTTGACTGTGTTCTCTCCTCTTGTcacttgttccctgggagaagagcctgatccccacctggccacagcaccctttcagggagctgtagggAGCAGTAAGGTCACCCCAGAGCTCCCTTTTCTCCAGCTATTGAGAGATTTGTGATGAAAAAGGCCacacattttgaaaaattaaataaatggaCATAGTATGTGCTAGTGTTggatttaatatatatttagtATTCAGTAAATAATGATGTATAATAAATACTACATAAATATATGTTTCATAGATATATTTTAGATTtcatatatttatgtattttaatacatatttatatattgtAGTATGTTTATGTAATACATATAATATGTAATATATAATATGtaatatatttctatatttatacacattaaTTAAAGGAatctattaaaataataatgaatttATTTCTACTTCAATACCGCTGACTCCAGGCCCGCGCTTGGTGGGGCCGGGGCTCCTGCGGAAAAAAGCCGGGACCTGCTTGCATTCCCCCGGGCCGTATCGCGGGATGGAGCGGGTCCGGGATGGAGCGGTCCGGGATGGAGCGGTCCGGGATGGAGCGGGTCGGGATGGAGCGGTTCGGGATGGAGCGGTCCGGGATAGAGCGGCACGGGATGGAGCGGTCGGGGATGGATTGGTCCGGGATGGAGCGGTCCGGGCTGGAGCGGTCCGGGATGGAGCGGTTCGGGATGGAGCGGGTCGGGATGGAGCGGGTCGGGATGGAGCGGGTTGGGATGGAGCGGTCCGGGATGGAGCGGTTCGGGATGGAGCGGGTCGGGATGGAGCGGTTCGGGATGGAGCGGTTCGGGATGGAGCGGTTCGGGATGGATTGGTCCGGGCTGGAGCGGTCCGGGATGGAGCGGTCCGGGATGGAGCGGGTCGGGATGGAGCGGGTCGGGATGGAGCGGGTCGGGATGGAGCGGTTCGGGATGGAGCGGTCCGGGATGGAGCGGTCCGGGATGGAGAGGTTCGGGATGGAGCGGTTCGGGATGGAGCGGTCCGGGATGGAGCGGTCCGGGATGGAGGGTCCGGGATGGAGCGGTCCGGGATGGAGCGGCACGGGATGGAGAGGTGCGGGATGGAGCGGGTTGGGATGGAGCGGTTCGGGATGGAGCGGTTCGGGATGGAGCGGTCCGGGATGGATTGGTCCGGGATGGAGGGTCCGGGATGGAGCGGTCCGGGATGGAGCGGCACGGGATGGAGAGGTGCGGGATGGAGCGGGTTGGGATGGAGCGGTTCGGGATGGAGCGGTCCGGGATGGAGCGGCACGAGATGGAGCGGTCCGGGATGGAGCGGTCCGGGATGGAGCGGTCCGGGATGGATTGGTCCGGGATGGATTGGTCCGGGATGGATTGGTCCGGGATGGAGCGGTCCGGGATGGATTGGTCCGGGATGGATTGGTCCGGGATGGAGCGGTCCGGGATGGAGCGGGTTGGGATGGAGCGGTCCGGGATGGATTGGTCCGGGATGGAGCGGTCCGGGATGGATTGGTCCGGGATGGAGCGGTCCGGGATGGATTGGTCCGGGATGGAGGGTCCGGGATGGAGCGGTCCGGGATGGAGCGGCACGGGATGGAGAGGTGCGGGATGGAGCGGGTTGGGATGGAGCGGTTCGGGATGGAGCGGTCCGGGATGGAGCGGCACGAGATGGAGCGGTCCGGGATGGAGCGGTCCGGGATGGAGCGGTCCGGGATGGATTGGTCCGGGATGGATTGGTCCGGGATGGATTGGTCCGGGATGGAGCGGTCCGGGATGGATTGGTCCGGGATGGATTGGTCCGGGATGGAGCGGTCCGGGATGGAGCGGGTTGGGATGGAGCGGTCCGGGATGGATTGGTCCGGGATGGAGCGGGTTGGGATGGAGCGGTCCGGGATGGATTGGTCCGGGATGGGGCGGTCCGGGATGGATTGGTCCGGGATGGAGCGGTCCGGAATGGATTGGTCCGGGATGGATTGGTCCGGGATGGATTGGTCCGGGATGGATTGGTCCGGGATGGAGCGGTCCGGGATGGATTGGTCCGGGATGGATTGGTCCGGGATGGATTGGTCCGGGATGGATTGGTCCGGGATGGATTGGTCCGGGATGAGCGCCCGCGCCCGCCCGCGCGTCTCCCGCCCCGTGACGTCACGGCCGCATGACGTCAGCGGCGCGCGGTctccgggcggcggcggcggttgAGGGGCGGCCAtggcgctgccgctgctgcccggCTTCTCCCGCCGCCGCAACGTGAGTGCCCGCCCGGGCAGCCTCCTGCCCGCCCTCCTGCCcgccctcctgccctgccccggaGCCGCGGGGCCGTGCGGGCCGTGCCGGAGGCGGTTCCCGGGGGTGGCGGGGCCGTTCCTgccgcccccagcccccttGGGTGCGCTGAGCTCCCCCGGCCTCAGCGGCGGGGTGAGGGCGCTGTGCGGCGGGACGGGAGGAGCTGCGGCCAAAGCTGCGCcgggggaggtttaggctgaaCATCAGGAGGAGTTTCTTCACCGAAAGGCTGATTAGACATCGGAAtggtctgcccagggaggcggtggagtcaccgtccctgaaGGTGTTCAGGGAAAGACCggacgtggcactcagagcCATGGTCTGGGTGACGCGGGGGTGATCGGTCATgggttggactcggtgatctcagaggtcttttccaacctcattgactctgtgattctgtgatctgacAGCTGCTGTGGGGCAATTTGAGCTCTTGTTGCACCTctaacagaacaaaacaagggGAGACAGATACCCTCTCCATAAACCAAAAAAGCCTTGCAGAGGGGGCAGTGCCAGGGATGCTGATGTGCTGTTTCAGGGCTGCCAATACCATTAATGCAGGCTAAATGGACAAGATGCTATTTTTATCAtagcagaaaaaagagaaggctGCCATCACTTCTTTAAAGTTTTTTGTCAAGGATAGGTAGGAATTCACTGAACACGCTATTGTAAAGTGGAGCAGGAGGCAAGGCAGGATTTGTGCACAGCACTCTAGCTGGTGCCTTCAGGAGGCAAACAAAAcagtgtattttaatatttttaataatgttccagagaagctgttgatgccccatccctggatgtgttcagGCCGGGTTGggtggagctctgagcagcctgctctaagaggaaggtgtccctacccatgacAGGGTGCTGGAActgaatgatctttaaggtcccttccaacctaggcccttctatgattctgtgatagatATGTAGACACAATCAAAGCCGCCCAGGTACAGGGAGCATGAAATTGTGTAGAAATATGTGGACTCCCAGCCTCACTCTGTGTGTCAGCACTGCACAGGTGTGTACAAACACAGGACATCTTGCAAGAGCAGCCCAGCCAAGAAACTAAGGATCTTTCAGGCAGCTTCTCCCCTGGAAACAGCtggatgctgttgttttggaagggGTTAAAAAAAGGTCTGGTGATGAATACTCAGTCTCTTGCTGAATTGAGATTTGTATTGTTAAGGGTTGGTTGTGTGTATAACACTTGAGGTGGCTGCTGAGTGGGCGTACCAGCAACGCTGGAATTGGTGTGTGCCATTGGTACCTGCTGGGTGGAAGCAGAATAGCTCAACTCAGTGATATCTGTGGCTTTATTGTTCTCCCAACTTCAATTTACCTGAATTGATTTGATTTAACTTCATATGCTTGGGAAGAGTTACTAACAGAGAGTGTTGAGCACCCCATGCTGAAGTGCATACAGTGAGTATGTTATGAGAACTAAAGGTGTGAAAGCTGTCACAAATTGCCATGAGGCAGCATTGTAAACCCATAGTTAGACCCTTGTTTGGGCTCCAGATTGCTCTTTTTGTTAATCCTTGAGACAGTGGAGTTAATAACGCTAACTCACCTCCACAAATGAGAGCCTGAGAACAacatatttaaaggaaaaaagtgtcACTGCTATagataaaatgaaaaggaagaaagggtTTCCACCTGTTAGGACACTGAGCATCACCATCAGCGCCTCTTATTGCATGAAAACAACAGTGGCAGAGCATTCCCTGAAGAAGGATGCAAGGGGACAGGGGATTGCTCTTCCAGTCAGCCCTTGGTTTGTAATTATGGGTATTAATTCCACTCATCACACTGTTCAAGCTCCTTGTGAAATCATCTTGTCTCTGCCCCTAATGCTTCCACCTGCCTCATCTGTAGGCCCAAGAGAGGCAGTGGAAGAGGAGTACATATGTGTTTTGTCTCCCTTGGATGTGTTTGATAAGGTGGCTGGGCTGCCTCCAGAAAATCAGAGCTTTAAGGTAGTGTTCAAAATCAAAATTACAGTAGTTTGTGTACACAGAAGTCCATCCATCAAATAAATCTGCTTCAcctctttcaaaacagaaatccaAAGATCAGCTGCTCATCAGCAGTgcctgtggttttttgtttgtgggtGATAGGAGATCTAGCAATACAGGTATTTTGAGCACGTGGTGGAAACACAGCATGTAATAGGTTTGCTCCATTACTGCAAGAAGAAGTTTGTGCATTTGGAGCCTGGACTGTATTAGGGATGGCACTGGTTACAAGTACTCACTTTATTCGTGTTCCTGGTCTGCCTCCCACTCTCAAAAGCAGCTGCTCCTTCTGATACTGGATTGATGTCCTTGCCTGTGTCAGCAGCTGAGGAGTAGGGTGAGAAACACATACTCACGTGGGTCAGATTTGCCAAGTGCTGGCTGACCAGTGTATTTTCCTGCCTGAGGTAAGGTGCAGGGATGACTGTTTGAAATCCCTCTCAGAGAGAAAATTCCATGCAACAGTTCTGCGTGGCATTTCTTAGAGAATCCAACAATAAGTTTATAGATCTCAGGAGGAAAACACATCCttgaaaaactgcaaaaaattCTGTTGAAAACTTTAGTGGCACAGCAGAAATTCCACATCTTCCTTGTTTATTGCAGAAGCTTGGAATAGCCCAACTATGCTACTGTGGCTGTCTCTATGTTTCCTGCCCAAAATATTTTCCGCTGCTCTGTAACCCACAAAATGGGACATTAGTTTTTCTTGACCAAGAACATTTGCCAACCTCTTTATAAGTAACTGTGCCTGCTGTCCTTTCGTCTTTCCCTGGCCATCTTTCCTGAACCCCTTCCACTACCTCCTGCCCCTCAGCCCTGATCCTCCAGATTTCTGTCTCTGTTCacaacccccaaacccaaattTTCGTGTAGCTGCCCCTCATGGCTGCATTTTTATCCCTTTATCCATCTGTTGTCTTCTCCCAGGCAGTAAGAGCAggccagaatcacagaatggtttgggctggaagagacctttcaAGGTCATCCAGGCCAATGCCCAGAGCAGAATACTTTCTACTAGATCAGGTTACTTAGGGCAACCTGACTGAAtgtttccaggaatggggcatccaccacctctctgggcaacctgtcccagtgtttcaccaccctcattgtaaaaaatttcttccttatacctAGCCCACATCAGCTCTCTTCTAATTTAAAACGATaaccccttgtcctattgcaAGGCTCTGctaaaaagtctgtccccatTATTCTTAAAGTCCCTCTTTAAGTACAGAAAGGCcacaataaggtctccctggagtctTCTCTCCTCTGGGCTGAACAACCCTAACTCTCTCTAttagagaggtgctccagctccctgctaatttttgtggccctcctctggacctgctccaataGATTCATGCCTTTCCTGTGCTGATCCAGGCTATTGGTGTTGATGCACCTTGTTTTGTGATGTTTTTAGAGGGGCACCAGAGTTGCTGGGAACAATGTCTTAGGTTGTTCCTCCTTTGCCAGAACCACTTAACCCCTGAGCAATCCTGAGACCTCTGCAGCAAGCTAGGGATGATAGAAGAGTTGAAAATCAGTCACATGAATTTGACTGGTGCTGTAGTGTGTGTACACTGTAGTGTGACTGGAACAGTCAAAGTGTGTAGcatttgcatttatttccaTCACTTAGTTGAAACAGCCAGGAGACTGTATCAGCAGCCTAGAATAGTTCAGAAATGCCACAGTTCATCCTGATAAAGGATTTGAGCAGGACATCCACAGTGCAGCTGCTGTTCTCAAGTTGGGAATTACAGATGGACACTGGATACAGAACTgggctgccactgctgccataGCTCCCTGTGGGACTGAGTTAAAAACGTGGCTTCTGGGAGCCCACTGGGGGCTCTCCCATCActccagcagctgtgctgggagatTTCCAGCTGTGTTTAGTTCAGCTGGAATGTGCAGCTCCCTGGGGAGTTTGCTGTGACTCTGTATTGCAGAGCAAGATGGAGAGAGCACAATGCAGCTTTCCCCAAGGACTGTAGGGGCTGAGTTTGCAAAGCCAAGGGCTGCAGTCAGAGAACCCTGACCTTTGTATTAGTCACTACTGAGTGGATCCTCAATATTTTTCAGGCACACCGCACAGAAAATGTCCAGCTTTGTCCAGCAGATCCACAGCCTGTTCAGCTGAGCTGCATTAGCACAGCAGACACATTCAAGCTCTTTCTCTGCTCTGTAAAAGATTTCTTTTAGAAGTAATTTAATATCACTGTGGAGGTGGCATGATGTTCTGTCACTACTTTAGGCTGGATGTGGTCTGAGTTCATTAGCTGAAGTGTcccaaatgtaatttttcacttttgtgATCCTCTATTATAAGTAATCTTTTTGTTAAACtttatatttttgttgttgttgttttgggttttttttaagaaatagcTGTATAGACTTTTAGAAGAGATTACTTTGTCTATGGATCTAGGTACTTTTTGGGAGAAGGGGATAAGTAATTCTGTGATTAGGAATCTAAAAGAATCTTTTTGTCAAATCCTAAAAAGTTACAAGAATGACCCAAAAGATTCTTAACAGAATTGGAGCTGTTTCATTACATATTTTTCATAGAAAATTTTAAGGATGTTGTGATTTTAGCCGTAAATTCTGGAAATTCCAGCAGGGTCAGACCTGGATTTCTTTGATGAACACCTTGCCATACCGTTGCTGCTAAAACCCAGAAACATATGAACAGCAAATGCTTCTAGAAGAACCTTTGAGGACATGAAAAGCTTTCCTTTGCTCAGGAAAACTGCCACTCTCACTGTGCTGTGCTAACTGTGCCTTTCT
Encoded here:
- the LOC138106063 gene encoding putative uncharacterized protein ENSP00000383309 codes for the protein MAAPQPPPPPGDRAPLTSCGRDVTGRETRGRARALIPDQSIPDQSIPDQSIPDQSIPDQSIPDRSIPDQSIPDQSIPDQSIPDQSIPDRSIPDQSIPDRPIPDQSIPDRSIPTRSIPDQSIPDRSIPTRSIPDRSIPDQSIPDQSIPDRSIPDQSIPDQSIPDQSIPDRSIPDRSIPDRSISCRSIPDRSIPNRSIPTRSIPHLSIPCRSIPDRSIPDPPSRTNPSRTAPSRTNPSRTAPSRTNPSRTAPSQPAPSRTAPSRTNPSRTNPSRTAPSRTNPSRTNPSRTNPSRTAPSRTAPSRTAPSRAAPSRTAPSRTAPSQPAPSRTSPSRAAPSRTAPSRTLHPGPIHPGPLHPEPLHPEPLHPNPLHPAPLHPVPLHPGPLHPGPSIPDRSIPDRSIPNRSIPNLSIPDRSIPDRSIPNRSIPTRSIPTRSIPTRSIPDRSIPDRSSPDQSIPNRSIPNRSIPNRSIPTRSIPNRSIPDRSIPTRSIPTRSIPTRSIPNRSIPDRSSPDRSIPDQSIPDRSIPCRSIPDRSIPNRSIPTRSIPDRSIPDRSIPDPLHPAIRPGGMQAGPGFFPQEPRPHQARAWSQRY